One window of Deltaproteobacteria bacterium genomic DNA carries:
- a CDS encoding 2-oxoacid:acceptor oxidoreductase subunit alpha, translating into MGFQETEVSLKPNQYYLSGNEAVAEGALAAGCRFFGGYPITPSSEIMERMARRLEEVGGVFIQMEDEIGSICAVLGASWAGAKAMTATSGPGFSLMQEAIGYGAFTETPCVIVDIQRAGPATGQATRVGSGDVMQAKWGSHGDYQVIALSPWSAQEMFDLTVEAFNLAERFRVPVVVLADEATGHLRENVKIPESVKIFNRKKGKEAPPFGDGGRDLVPPMPAFGEGAGLLVTGSTHDPWGFRKTDDPEVHAALVERINEKILRARRSITQVECFDLEGATTVVVAYGFTARSARYAVRELRKEGKPFGLLRLKTLWPFPDREIEGLPPGVERILVPEMNRGQVAGEIRKHTGRRVVSLCQTDGEIIHPGRIMEELRRLV; encoded by the coding sequence ATGGGATTTCAAGAGACAGAGGTTTCTCTCAAACCGAACCAGTACTATCTTTCAGGAAATGAGGCGGTTGCCGAAGGGGCCCTGGCAGCCGGATGCCGTTTTTTCGGCGGATACCCGATTACCCCTTCCAGCGAGATCATGGAGCGGATGGCCCGGAGACTGGAGGAGGTCGGGGGCGTCTTCATCCAGATGGAAGACGAAATCGGCTCGATCTGCGCCGTCCTCGGCGCCTCATGGGCAGGGGCCAAGGCCATGACGGCCACATCCGGACCGGGATTCAGCCTCATGCAGGAGGCAATCGGCTACGGGGCCTTTACCGAGACTCCCTGCGTAATAGTCGATATCCAGAGGGCAGGCCCTGCCACAGGCCAGGCGACCCGTGTGGGATCAGGAGATGTGATGCAGGCCAAGTGGGGATCCCACGGTGATTACCAGGTGATCGCCCTCTCTCCGTGGTCCGCCCAGGAGATGTTCGACCTCACCGTCGAGGCCTTCAACTTGGCCGAACGGTTCAGAGTCCCCGTAGTCGTGCTGGCGGATGAAGCTACAGGCCATCTGAGGGAGAATGTGAAGATCCCGGAAAGCGTCAAGATTTTCAATCGAAAAAAAGGCAAGGAGGCTCCTCCCTTTGGAGATGGGGGCAGGGATCTGGTGCCGCCCATGCCGGCTTTTGGCGAAGGCGCCGGGCTCCTGGTCACCGGGTCGACTCACGACCCATGGGGGTTCCGCAAGACCGATGATCCCGAGGTCCACGCGGCCCTTGTGGAGAGGATAAACGAGAAGATCCTGAGGGCCAGGCGGTCCATCACACAGGTCGAGTGCTTTGACTTGGAGGGTGCAACAACGGTGGTCGTGGCGTATGGCTTTACCGCCCGAAGTGCGCGCTATGCGGTTCGGGAGCTCCGGAAAGAGGGAAAACCCTTTGGCCTTCTAAGGCTCAAGACACTCTGGCCGTTTCCGGACAGGGAGATCGAAGGGCTCCCACCAGGGGTGGAGAGGATCCTCGTCCCCGAGATGAACCGGGGACAGGTGGCAGGAGAGATCCGCAAGCATACGGGGAGAAGGGTTGTCAGTCTCTGCCAGACCGACGGGGAGATCATCCATCCCGGCCGCATTATGGAGGAACTCCGGAGGCTTGTCTGA
- a CDS encoding RNA polymerase factor sigma-32, producing MKAEGLTTIEKPESFDETDRESLREIHPPARFDPLQRYLAEVRSYPILDAEEEKALAIRYREKGDIEAAYKLVVSNLRLVVKIALEYYNSWMASLLDLIQEGNIGLMLAVKKFDPYRGVRLPHYASFWIRAYILRFIMENWRLVKVGTTQAQRKLFFNLRKEKERLEALGYTPGPKLLARNLDVKESEVIDMDQRLGSREISLDAPVEQDSGTSFGDLLPAEEVYLDERMANEELRTLFNEKIEAFRKTLKGRDLDIFENRILASIPATLHEMGNKYGISHERVRQIEKNIIKRFKAFVAKEIPDLAEDRDSLNLSLP from the coding sequence ATGAAAGCCGAGGGGTTGACGACTATCGAGAAACCAGAATCCTTCGATGAGACCGACAGGGAAAGCCTCCGCGAGATCCACCCTCCGGCTCGTTTCGACCCACTCCAGCGGTACCTTGCAGAGGTGAGGAGTTATCCTATCCTCGATGCAGAGGAGGAGAAGGCTCTGGCCATCCGGTACCGGGAAAAGGGGGATATCGAGGCCGCTTACAAACTGGTCGTTTCCAACCTGAGACTCGTGGTGAAAATCGCCCTGGAGTACTACAACAGCTGGATGGCGAGTCTTCTCGATCTGATCCAGGAGGGCAACATCGGCCTCATGCTGGCGGTCAAGAAGTTCGACCCTTACCGGGGCGTGCGCCTGCCCCACTACGCCTCCTTCTGGATAAGGGCGTATATCCTTCGCTTCATCATGGAGAATTGGCGGCTCGTGAAGGTCGGAACGACCCAGGCCCAGAGAAAGCTCTTCTTCAACCTGCGCAAAGAAAAGGAGAGGCTCGAGGCCCTGGGATACACTCCGGGTCCTAAGCTGCTGGCCAGGAATCTGGATGTGAAGGAGTCCGAGGTCATAGACATGGACCAGAGACTGGGCAGCCGGGAGATATCCCTGGATGCGCCTGTTGAGCAGGATTCCGGGACCAGTTTCGGCGATCTTCTCCCCGCCGAGGAGGTCTACCTGGACGAGAGGATGGCCAACGAGGAACTGAGGACTCTCTTCAACGAGAAGATAGAGGCTTTCCGCAAGACCCTGAAGGGGAGGGATCTCGATATCTTCGAAAACCGCATCCTGGCATCCATCCCGGCCACCCTCCACGAGATGGGCAACAAGTACGGAATCTCACACGAACGGGTCCGGCAGATCGAAAAGAACATTATCAAGCGGTTCAAGGCCTTTGTTGCCAAGGAGATCCCGGATCTAGCGGAAGACCGGGACTCTCTGAACCTGAGTCTTCCGTGA
- a CDS encoding ABC transporter permease yields the protein MTRGFLRSKFVYDYLRDPSALVGSLILVLFALGALFAPLISPQNPYDLKKVSLEHFLQPPIWMEGGQAPYLLGTDDQGRDILSTILYGCRTSLTVAFGVVIIAGTFGVAMGLVAGYYGGRLDALIMRLADTFFSFSTTLIAFLLLGVFKEKGVGVVIMAICVADWVRYARTMRGSVLEVKEEAYIMAARSTGAGDLRILLRHLLPNAIPPVFVVMAVDLAVVIMIEATLSFLGVGVPLTEPSLGMMISIGKDYVYAGMWWMVVFPGAALILLVVGINLFADWLREELNPKIERQG from the coding sequence ATGACTAGGGGTTTCCTGAGGTCGAAGTTCGTCTATGACTATCTCCGGGATCCCTCCGCCCTGGTGGGAAGCCTCATCCTGGTGCTCTTTGCTCTGGGCGCTCTGTTTGCACCCTTGATCTCACCCCAGAACCCCTATGACCTGAAGAAGGTCAGTCTCGAACACTTCCTCCAGCCCCCCATCTGGATGGAGGGAGGCCAGGCCCCCTATCTGCTGGGAACCGACGACCAGGGCCGCGACATATTGAGCACGATACTCTACGGGTGCCGGACCTCTCTGACCGTCGCCTTCGGGGTGGTCATAATAGCGGGAACCTTCGGGGTTGCCATGGGGCTTGTGGCCGGGTACTACGGCGGGCGCCTGGACGCGTTGATAATGCGGCTGGCCGATACGTTTTTTTCTTTTTCCACCACACTTATCGCCTTTCTCCTCCTGGGTGTATTCAAGGAGAAGGGCGTCGGAGTCGTAATCATGGCCATCTGTGTGGCCGACTGGGTCAGGTACGCCCGAACGATGCGGGGCAGCGTCCTGGAAGTCAAGGAGGAGGCTTACATCATGGCCGCCAGGAGCACGGGAGCCGGTGACTTGAGGATCCTGCTGAGACACCTCCTTCCCAATGCGATCCCCCCTGTCTTCGTGGTCATGGCAGTGGATCTGGCCGTGGTGATCATGATAGAGGCCACCCTCAGTTTTCTCGGGGTCGGGGTGCCCCTGACCGAGCCCTCCCTCGGCATGATGATCTCGATCGGAAAAGACTACGTCTACGCCGGAATGTGGTGGATGGTCGTCTTTCCGGGAGCGGCCCTGATCTTGCTTGTGGTGGGGATCAATCTCTTTGCAGACTGGCTCAGGGAGGAACTGAACCCCAAGATCGAACGCCAGGGCTGA
- the ftcD gene encoding glutamate formimidoyltransferase, translating into MRVLMCVPNVSEGRKTEVVEQIVEQVRRFKGVKILDLSSDPDHNRSVLTYIGEPGTVLEATKSMAQTALELIDMRLHHGSHPRMGAVDVVPFVPVRGIEREESVEIARQFGRFLAGLGVPVYYYEDAATRPERKSLVEIRRGQYEGLAEKLKDPDWKPDEGAAVFNPKSGATVTGSRFPLIAFNVNLHTTDVSVAKRIADAVRFAKGGYRFVRAMGLVLEDRGMVQVSMNLTDYSKTPIPRVLETIRSEAARYGVAVAGCELVGPVPLGALEEVLRHYLQLHDFSMEQIIENSLIE; encoded by the coding sequence ATGAGAGTCCTCATGTGCGTGCCCAATGTGAGCGAGGGGAGGAAGACAGAAGTCGTCGAACAGATCGTCGAGCAGGTCAGACGGTTCAAAGGGGTCAAGATCCTCGACCTCTCCTCGGATCCGGACCATAACCGATCGGTGTTGACCTACATAGGCGAACCCGGAACGGTACTCGAGGCGACCAAATCCATGGCCCAGACCGCCCTGGAATTGATCGACATGCGGCTGCACCACGGGTCTCATCCGAGGATGGGAGCCGTAGACGTGGTCCCCTTCGTCCCTGTCCGGGGAATCGAGAGGGAAGAGTCGGTTGAGATTGCGCGGCAGTTCGGGCGATTCCTCGCAGGACTCGGCGTGCCGGTTTACTATTACGAGGATGCCGCCACCCGCCCCGAGAGAAAGAGCCTGGTGGAGATCCGCAGGGGACAGTACGAGGGGCTTGCCGAGAAACTCAAAGACCCCGACTGGAAGCCGGACGAGGGGGCTGCGGTCTTCAACCCGAAATCAGGGGCCACCGTAACCGGCTCACGCTTCCCCCTGATCGCCTTCAACGTGAACCTTCACACCACGGACGTCTCTGTGGCAAAACGGATCGCCGATGCAGTGCGTTTTGCCAAGGGGGGATACCGCTTTGTCCGTGCCATGGGTCTCGTCCTCGAAGACCGGGGAATGGTCCAGGTGTCTATGAACCTGACCGACTACTCAAAGACGCCCATCCCCCGGGTTCTGGAGACCATCCGGTCAGAGGCTGCCCGTTACGGCGTGGCTGTAGCCGGGTGCGAGCTGGTCGGCCCTGTTCCTCTGGGCGCCCTGGAGGAGGTTCTCAGGCACTACCTCCAGCTCCACGATTTCTCCATGGAACAGATAATAGAGAACTCCCTCATCGAGTGA
- a CDS encoding cobalamin-dependent protein (Presence of a B(12) (cobalamin)-binding domain implies dependence on cobalamin itself, in one of its several forms, or in some unusual lineages, dependence on a cobalamin-like analog.): protein MNRYLDLDTLRRVDLPPGREVIHEGLERGGDIEIGRTAFMKTFGVRSEAEYKRRMISEKRVMFHAHIGLNSWEATAEALRFLYGEMERRGLRIDRFGLCLDRAMGLPPDLRRKMPRETGPRLETMDQWYEVGQVAPIQPHAGDFMIGFPNSVESTALALSAGITTIGNLSQFFAHEIPGWTDDVFTTVETAKALAMMAALKERGAMVHSYLDDGYGALFGDYATTVGWVMMERYILEDLIGASLAPCFGGMTSDPRMRFSWVLILKEIFGDSLVGSMFYGDTISYTEDMDFNLGVVAGYTLWDVLAQLYCPTGHAVTPIPVTEAVRVPSAQEILQVQVLGRRMEEAAGALIDRVDFSEEVACKDRLVEAGKRVFRSALEGLEAAGIDVEDPVRMLYVLKKLGPGEFEARFGAGVKDESHLHRRRPIMTVDYYKGVQEKSRALEETINRDPLRYRGLRGRRAVITSTDIHEHALFILERGLKAAGMEVLNIGPEKSPGQIAEALAECGAEVLAVSTHNGMAYEFAGLLREEFSKRSLKVPVFMGGRLNQTVEGRDLPEDVAGRLADYGIVPCEDVAMLLEELARLFS, encoded by the coding sequence ATGAACAGATACCTGGACCTCGATACACTCAGGAGAGTCGATCTTCCGCCGGGAAGAGAGGTCATTCATGAAGGGCTCGAAAGGGGCGGGGACATAGAGATCGGCCGGACCGCCTTCATGAAGACCTTCGGCGTCAGGTCAGAGGCCGAATACAAGAGGAGGATGATCTCCGAAAAGAGGGTCATGTTCCACGCACACATCGGCCTGAACTCCTGGGAGGCTACGGCGGAAGCCCTTAGGTTTCTCTATGGGGAGATGGAGAGGCGAGGCCTGAGAATCGACCGCTTCGGCCTCTGTCTTGACCGGGCCATGGGGCTCCCGCCGGATTTGAGGAGGAAGATGCCCAGGGAGACCGGGCCCAGGCTGGAGACCATGGACCAGTGGTACGAGGTGGGACAGGTCGCGCCCATACAGCCTCATGCCGGGGATTTCATGATCGGCTTTCCAAACTCCGTGGAGAGTACCGCTCTGGCCCTGAGTGCCGGAATCACGACCATCGGAAACCTCTCGCAGTTCTTCGCCCACGAGATTCCGGGCTGGACAGACGACGTCTTTACCACCGTCGAGACGGCCAAGGCCCTGGCCATGATGGCCGCTCTCAAGGAGAGAGGGGCCATGGTCCACTCCTATCTCGATGACGGCTACGGGGCGCTTTTCGGCGACTATGCGACCACCGTGGGATGGGTCATGATGGAGCGGTATATCCTGGAAGATCTGATCGGCGCCAGCCTGGCCCCGTGCTTCGGCGGAATGACCTCCGACCCTCGGATGCGCTTTTCCTGGGTCCTGATTCTCAAGGAGATATTCGGGGACTCCCTGGTGGGAAGCATGTTCTACGGGGATACCATCTCGTACACGGAGGACATGGATTTCAACCTGGGGGTTGTGGCCGGTTATACACTCTGGGACGTGCTCGCCCAGCTATACTGCCCGACAGGTCACGCCGTAACGCCCATTCCCGTGACAGAGGCCGTTCGGGTTCCCAGTGCCCAGGAGATTCTCCAGGTCCAGGTTCTGGGCAGGAGGATGGAGGAGGCGGCTGGGGCGCTCATTGACAGAGTCGATTTTTCCGAGGAGGTTGCTTGCAAAGACCGCCTCGTCGAGGCCGGGAAGAGGGTTTTCCGGAGCGCCCTGGAGGGGCTCGAGGCCGCGGGAATCGATGTGGAAGATCCTGTTCGCATGCTCTACGTGTTGAAGAAGCTGGGCCCGGGTGAGTTCGAGGCCCGGTTCGGGGCGGGCGTGAAGGACGAATCCCATCTCCACCGCCGCAGGCCGATCATGACGGTCGACTACTACAAGGGGGTCCAGGAGAAATCACGGGCCTTGGAAGAAACGATCAACAGGGATCCCCTCCGATACAGAGGGCTGAGAGGTCGAAGAGCTGTCATAACCTCGACAGATATCCACGAGCATGCCCTGTTCATCCTGGAGAGGGGCCTCAAGGCTGCGGGCATGGAAGTCCTGAACATCGGGCCGGAGAAAAGCCCCGGACAGATCGCCGAAGCGCTTGCGGAGTGCGGTGCAGAGGTCCTGGCCGTCAGCACCCACAACGGGATGGCCTATGAGTTCGCCGGGCTCCTGAGGGAGGAGTTCAGCAAGAGGTCCCTGAAGGTCCCCGTCTTCATGGGGGGGAGGCTGAATCAGACCGTGGAGGGAAGGGATCTGCCGGAAGACGTAGCCGGCCGGCTGGCCGACTACGGGATAGTCCCCTGCGAGGATGTGGCCATGCTCCTCGAAGAGCTGGCAAGACTCTTTTCGTGA
- a CDS encoding Hsp20/alpha crystallin family protein codes for MLPILWDPFTTISLVEDEVDDLFDELSPIPSACVWSPPVRVSEDDKRFTVRAELPGIDPKDIQLSIEDHHMTLKGEKKSEKSGKGRNDLWTECFYGSFSRTFRLPETVETKKIKARLKNGVLEISLPKRAEAKPKKISVEMN; via the coding sequence ATGTTGCCAATACTCTGGGATCCATTTACAACGATCTCTCTTGTCGAGGACGAAGTGGATGACCTTTTCGATGAACTCAGCCCCATTCCGTCGGCGTGTGTCTGGAGCCCGCCGGTCCGCGTCTCTGAAGATGACAAGAGGTTCACGGTGAGGGCCGAACTCCCGGGAATCGATCCGAAGGACATCCAACTCTCCATCGAAGACCATCACATGACACTGAAGGGGGAGAAGAAGTCCGAGAAGAGCGGAAAAGGGAGAAACGACCTCTGGACCGAGTGCTTTTACGGCTCCTTTTCCAGGACGTTCCGCCTTCCCGAGACGGTTGAAACAAAGAAGATCAAGGCCAGGCTCAAGAACGGGGTTCTGGAGATCTCCTTGCCCAAGAGAGCCGAGGCCAAACCGAAGAAGATTTCAGTCGAGATGAACTGA
- a CDS encoding zinc ribbon domain-containing protein, producing the protein MPIYEYQCEGGHIFEVLQGINDAEVRECKYCGKRAHRVLSPANFVLKGPGFYVNDYKKKSEPARDSSSPEKPEPEKKEKESKSNIRDS; encoded by the coding sequence ATGCCGATCTACGAGTACCAGTGTGAAGGAGGACATATCTTCGAGGTTCTTCAGGGTATCAACGATGCGGAGGTCCGTGAGTGCAAGTACTGTGGCAAGAGAGCCCACAGGGTGCTTTCTCCCGCCAATTTCGTCCTGAAAGGGCCCGGCTTCTACGTGAACGACTACAAGAAGAAGTCGGAGCCGGCCAGGGATTCATCCAGCCCGGAAAAACCAGAACCCGAAAAGAAGGAGAAAGAGTCGAAAAGCAACATCAGGGACTCGTGA
- a CDS encoding 2-oxoacid:acceptor oxidoreductase family protein yields MPGITQIRLGGFGGQGIVLAGLLLGRAAVIDGRWASGANSYGAQARGSACRAEVVLSDRPVDFPHVLEADVLVAMSQEAYDRFAGEVKGDGLVIFESHLVRPARSAPVHRGLAAVEAAVRELGNKQVANVVMLGALTALTGVVSRVAMESAISNHVPERFRQINLQALRRGFELGEVPGRVGKSSRIVEGRIQRPLIDETKCSKCKVCGLLCPDLCITGGRVSGRIVIDYDCCKGCGICAAVCPKGAISMVLES; encoded by the coding sequence ATGCCCGGCATAACTCAGATCCGGTTGGGTGGTTTCGGCGGCCAGGGCATCGTCCTGGCCGGCCTGCTCCTCGGCCGTGCCGCTGTCATCGACGGCCGTTGGGCCTCAGGGGCCAATTCCTACGGAGCCCAGGCCAGGGGATCCGCGTGCAGAGCCGAAGTCGTACTCTCTGACAGGCCTGTCGACTTCCCCCATGTGCTGGAGGCAGACGTGCTGGTGGCCATGTCTCAGGAGGCCTATGACCGGTTCGCGGGGGAGGTGAAGGGGGATGGACTCGTGATTTTTGAAAGCCACCTGGTAAGACCGGCCCGCTCTGCCCCCGTCCATAGGGGCCTTGCCGCCGTGGAGGCGGCCGTGCGCGAACTGGGAAACAAGCAGGTCGCCAATGTCGTGATGCTCGGCGCCCTGACTGCCCTGACCGGCGTTGTCTCTCGAGTCGCCATGGAATCGGCGATTTCGAATCACGTTCCGGAACGTTTCAGGCAGATCAACCTCCAGGCCTTGAGGAGAGGCTTCGAATTGGGAGAGGTTCCCGGGCGAGTTGGAAAGTCTTCTCGAATCGTGGAAGGGCGGATACAGAGACCGCTCATCGACGAGACAAAATGCAGCAAGTGCAAGGTCTGCGGGCTTCTCTGCCCTGACCTCTGCATAACCGGCGGTCGAGTATCGGGCAGGATCGTCATCGACTACGACTGCTGCAAGGGGTGCGGCATCTGCGCCGCAGTCTGCCCCAAGGGCGCGATTTCCATGGTCCTGGAGTCGTAG
- a CDS encoding 2-oxoacid:ferredoxin oxidoreductase subunit beta → MARVMEKYLRPGLKGTPFCPGCGHGILMGAILRAVDGLGLDMDRTLFVSGIGCAAWIPSPHFQADTLHTLHGRAIPFATGAKLFSPDLTVIVISGDGDLSSIGGNHLIHAARRDLDLTVICANNMIYGMTGGQVASTTPVEAVTSTTPRGNPYRPFDLCRLVEAAGATYVARFSVTQPLALIESIKRAIGNRGFSFVEVLSPCPTQFGRRNRYDQPAEMITYLMDHCVTLKKAERMSESEREEMIVTGEFVPCPA, encoded by the coding sequence ATGGCGAGGGTCATGGAAAAATACCTCCGTCCCGGCCTCAAGGGCACTCCTTTCTGTCCGGGGTGCGGTCACGGGATTCTCATGGGGGCGATTCTCCGGGCGGTGGACGGCCTTGGATTGGACATGGACCGGACTCTCTTCGTATCCGGGATCGGGTGCGCGGCCTGGATACCCAGCCCCCATTTCCAGGCAGATACCCTCCACACCCTCCACGGAAGAGCGATCCCCTTTGCCACAGGGGCCAAGCTCTTCAGCCCCGATCTGACCGTTATAGTGATCAGCGGGGACGGCGACCTCTCCTCTATCGGAGGCAATCATCTAATCCACGCTGCACGGCGGGATCTCGACCTCACGGTGATCTGTGCCAACAACATGATCTACGGCATGACAGGCGGGCAGGTAGCCTCCACTACGCCTGTGGAGGCCGTGACCTCAACCACGCCTCGGGGAAACCCATATCGACCCTTCGACCTCTGCCGTCTCGTGGAGGCGGCAGGGGCGACCTATGTAGCGCGGTTTTCCGTGACCCAACCACTCGCCTTGATCGAATCGATAAAGAGGGCCATAGGAAATCGGGGATTTTCCTTCGTCGAGGTCCTCTCGCCCTGTCCGACCCAGTTCGGGAGGAGAAACCGTTACGACCAGCCCGCCGAAATGATAACCTATCTCATGGATCACTGCGTCACGCTGAAAAAGGCCGAACGGATGTCCGAGTCCGAGCGTGAGGAGATGATCGTGACCGGGGAGTTTGTACCATGCCCGGCATAA
- a CDS encoding cyclodeaminase/cyclohydrolase family protein, which yields MFEGRGDQKENIQAFLRILDPGDDATGGGTASAVAGAMAAGLAGMVARLSMGGRGTEEEAYYRAIDREARTLAADLFAGGRRDSEAFEAVQASRRLPAGTEQERGSRKAAIRRALIHATRIPLENGEACRRVLELCRRLEGRCNPNAASDLECAGHLARAGLLGCLANVEINLSSIKDERTAAALGEAARELRRYATTTHWTQEGKG from the coding sequence GTGTTCGAGGGCAGAGGAGACCAGAAGGAGAATATCCAGGCCTTCCTGAGGATTCTGGATCCCGGAGACGATGCCACGGGCGGCGGGACTGCCTCTGCGGTGGCAGGCGCCATGGCGGCGGGACTGGCCGGCATGGTGGCCCGTCTCTCCATGGGGGGCAGGGGAACCGAAGAGGAGGCCTACTACAGGGCCATAGACAGGGAGGCGAGGACGCTAGCCGCAGACCTCTTTGCCGGAGGCCGGCGGGACTCGGAGGCCTTCGAGGCGGTGCAGGCGAGCCGCAGACTTCCCGCAGGGACGGAACAAGAGAGGGGTTCCCGCAAGGCCGCGATCAGGCGTGCCCTGATCCATGCAACCCGGATACCCCTCGAAAACGGAGAGGCCTGCAGACGGGTCCTCGAGCTTTGCCGACGTCTCGAAGGGCGTTGCAACCCAAATGCTGCCTCGGACCTCGAGTGCGCCGGGCACCTTGCCCGGGCAGGCCTGCTTGGATGCCTGGCCAACGTGGAGATCAATCTCTCATCTATCAAAGACGAGCGGACTGCCGCGGCTCTGGGGGAAGCCGCCAGGGAGTTGCGGAGATACGCAACTACAACCCATTGGACCCAAGAAGGGAAAGGATGA
- a CDS encoding ABC transporter permease, which translates to MATYITRRLIQGVIVLFCVSFICFLIFRYTGDPVVTLAGVYATSKDREEIRKAYGLDKPFYVQYLRFIASAARGDFGNSYVTRVPALGLIMERVPATVELAVTAVVLALVLGTGLGVLVSIKPHSAASRLIMAGSLGGISIPTFLIGVLLIMVFSVWLGILPPFGRGETVTIGFWRTGLLTWSGISHLVLPALTLTGYQLAVLLRLTRAGMREVLTEEYIKTAWAKGLSPYRVIFKHALKNVLIPVVTMSGLMLGELLAFAVVTETIFQWPGMGNLLLKSIYESDQPVIVTYIMLASVIILSINIVVDIIYAFLNPRIRYD; encoded by the coding sequence ATGGCCACCTATATCACGCGCCGACTCATTCAGGGTGTCATCGTGCTCTTTTGTGTCTCCTTTATCTGTTTCCTGATTTTCCGCTACACGGGCGACCCGGTGGTTACCCTGGCCGGCGTATACGCCACTTCCAAGGACAGGGAGGAGATAAGGAAGGCCTACGGCCTGGACAAGCCCTTCTATGTCCAGTACCTCCGCTTCATAGCCAGTGCGGCCAGGGGCGACTTCGGAAACTCCTATGTGACCCGTGTCCCTGCACTGGGGCTCATCATGGAGAGAGTCCCGGCGACCGTGGAACTCGCAGTAACCGCCGTGGTGCTGGCCCTGGTGCTCGGCACGGGTCTGGGGGTGCTTGTCTCAATAAAACCGCACTCGGCGGCAAGCCGGCTGATCATGGCAGGCTCCCTTGGGGGGATCTCCATCCCGACTTTTCTGATCGGCGTTCTGCTGATCATGGTCTTTTCGGTCTGGCTGGGCATCCTGCCCCCCTTCGGCCGGGGCGAGACGGTTACCATCGGGTTCTGGCGGACCGGCCTTCTCACGTGGAGCGGGATATCTCACCTTGTTCTTCCGGCCCTCACCCTGACGGGTTACCAGCTCGCGGTGCTGCTGCGCCTGACACGGGCCGGGATGCGGGAGGTTCTCACCGAGGAGTACATAAAGACCGCATGGGCCAAGGGACTCTCCCCTTACCGGGTGATCTTCAAGCACGCCTTGAAGAACGTACTCATCCCCGTGGTAACCATGTCCGGCCTGATGCTTGGAGAACTGCTGGCCTTTGCCGTGGTGACCGAGACCATCTTCCAGTGGCCGGGCATGGGCAACCTTCTGCTCAAATCGATCTACGAGTCGGACCAGCCCGTGATCGTCACCTATATCATGCTGGCTTCGGTCATCATCCTCAGCATCAACATAGTTGTCGATATCATTTACGCCTTCCTCAATCCGAGGATTCGTTATGACTAG